From the Natrarchaeobaculum aegyptiacum genome, one window contains:
- a CDS encoding branched-chain amino acid ABC transporter permease, with product MSRFSPLEERDGKTVVRVPFTRGLTLTSGQTALALVGLVVLFGLPFLAGLVGLSWGRLFRGLLFGMAAVGLNLLLRHTELVSFGHAAFFGGGAYAVAVMAAHLEVSEGILLLLSAVIVGTLLAAVIGYFVAGYVDIYFALLTLAFNAVIFATVFRSAFFNYNDGLAVRVGGDNPTLFGLAWTDLGYDLVLYYTTIVLMIVMLVLMWRLINSPFGRALDAIGQDRTRARFIGIPVERYVWYSFTISGLYGAFAGGVYALQRLHVQPEPTLYVFVSGEILFMAILGGFTTLVGPLIGGVLLVYLLEATRFSFYYYHAPIGIILLAIVLFMPKGIMGSLPDFFAGLRRRVADPGRLGDDVRSIRSMVRQSLTRATTTVRILVFGVK from the coding sequence ATGAGTCGATTCTCACCGCTCGAGGAGCGCGACGGCAAGACCGTCGTTCGCGTCCCGTTCACGAGAGGACTCACGCTGACGAGCGGTCAGACTGCCCTCGCGCTCGTCGGCCTCGTCGTCCTGTTCGGGCTGCCGTTTCTCGCCGGACTCGTCGGTCTCTCGTGGGGCCGGCTGTTCAGGGGACTCCTGTTCGGGATGGCCGCCGTCGGCCTGAACCTGCTACTGCGCCATACCGAACTCGTCTCGTTCGGTCACGCCGCGTTCTTCGGCGGCGGCGCGTACGCGGTGGCCGTGATGGCGGCCCATCTCGAGGTCTCCGAGGGGATCCTGTTGCTCCTGTCGGCCGTGATCGTCGGCACGCTGCTGGCGGCGGTTATCGGCTACTTCGTCGCGGGCTACGTCGACATCTACTTCGCCCTGCTGACGCTCGCGTTCAACGCGGTCATCTTCGCGACCGTCTTCCGGAGCGCGTTCTTCAACTACAACGATGGGCTCGCGGTTCGGGTCGGCGGCGACAACCCGACGCTGTTCGGACTCGCCTGGACCGACCTCGGCTACGACCTCGTGTTGTACTACACGACGATCGTTCTCATGATCGTCATGCTGGTGTTGATGTGGCGGCTCATCAACTCGCCGTTCGGCCGGGCGCTCGACGCGATCGGACAGGACAGAACCCGTGCCCGGTTCATCGGCATCCCGGTCGAGCGCTACGTCTGGTACTCGTTTACCATCTCCGGGCTATACGGCGCGTTCGCCGGCGGTGTCTACGCACTCCAGCGACTCCACGTCCAGCCCGAACCGACCCTCTACGTCTTCGTCTCCGGTGAGATCCTGTTCATGGCGATCCTCGGTGGGTTCACCACCCTCGTCGGACCACTCATCGGTGGCGTCCTGCTGGTCTACCTGCTCGAGGCCACCCGGTTTTCGTTCTACTACTACCACGCGCCCATCGGCATCATCCTGCTGGCGATCGTCCTGTTCATGCCGAAAGGAATCATGGGCTCGTTGCCGGACTTCTTTGCAGGGCTCAGGCGACGGGTGGCTGATCCCGGACGTCTCGGCGACGACGTCCGTTCGATCCGGTCGATGGTTCGTCAGAGCCTGACTCGCGCGACGACCACCGTTCGAATTCTGGTATTCGGGGTGAAATGA
- a CDS encoding ABC transporter ATP-binding protein encodes MLEARNLRKEFGELRATDDVSLQFGTTPGEMVFIVGPNGAGKTTLVNLLTGLLEPDQGSVVVHEANGDGTTVERDITNVDPERRVNEGLVRSFQIVHVFEEMTVRENVRVAVLSRYDRLLNVRSRDDQHEDVEATVDDLLAQFRLEETQHEVAETLPHGDRKLLDVAMSFGLDPEYLLLDEPTSGVATREKEYVIETIVEASEARDVTTVTIEHDMDLVKAYADRLVVLVEGRVFREGEPTLLETDDELRRVLLGVTE; translated from the coding sequence ATGCTCGAAGCACGAAACCTGCGAAAGGAGTTCGGAGAACTGCGCGCGACCGACGACGTCTCCCTCCAGTTCGGGACGACGCCGGGCGAGATGGTGTTCATCGTCGGCCCGAACGGGGCTGGCAAGACCACGCTCGTCAACCTCCTCACGGGGTTGCTCGAGCCCGATCAGGGATCGGTCGTCGTTCACGAAGCGAACGGTGACGGAACGACCGTCGAACGGGATATCACCAACGTCGACCCCGAACGGCGGGTCAACGAGGGGCTCGTCAGGAGCTTCCAGATCGTCCACGTCTTCGAGGAGATGACGGTTCGAGAGAACGTCCGCGTCGCCGTCCTCTCACGGTACGACAGGTTGCTGAACGTTCGCTCTCGCGACGATCAACACGAGGACGTCGAAGCCACGGTCGACGACTTGCTCGCGCAATTCCGACTCGAAGAGACCCAGCACGAGGTGGCCGAGACGCTGCCACACGGCGACCGGAAGCTGCTGGACGTGGCGATGTCGTTCGGCCTCGATCCGGAGTACCTGTTGCTCGACGAGCCGACCTCGGGGGTGGCGACCCGCGAGAAAGAGTACGTCATCGAGACGATCGTCGAGGCCAGCGAGGCACGGGACGTGACGACCGTGACGATCGAACACGACATGGACCTCGTGAAAGCGTACGCCGATCGGCTGGTGGTGCTCGTCGAGGGGCGCGTCTTCCGCGAGGGTGAACCGACCCTGCTCGAGACCGACGACGAACTTCGCCGCGTCCTGCTGGGGGTGACCGAATGA
- a CDS encoding DUF7518 family protein — protein MSNNRVEQLESTVAELESTVEGLTDELIEAKERIRVLEAELDTETPTRVPERRSEGETTEAEPDEVAEAAADADADTGTDGEKTEDSRSDDIIVA, from the coding sequence ATGTCGAACAACCGCGTCGAGCAGCTCGAGTCGACGGTCGCGGAACTCGAGTCGACCGTCGAGGGACTCACAGACGAACTGATCGAGGCGAAAGAGCGCATTCGCGTCCTCGAGGCCGAACTCGACACCGAAACCCCGACGCGCGTCCCCGAGCGTCGGAGCGAGGGCGAGACGACGGAAGCCGAGCCCGACGAGGTTGCGGAAGCCGCAGCCGACGCCGATGCCGACACCGGGACGGACGGGGAGAAAACGGAAGACTCACGGAGCGACGACATCATCGTTGCGTAA
- the smc gene encoding chromosome segregation protein SMC, translating to MYIKAVVLDNFKSFGRKTRIPFYEDFTVVTGPNGSGKSNIIDAVLFALGLARTRGIRAEKLTDLIYNPGHEDGSATGGPREAIVEVILDNSDDTLSRTQVVNAAGTDDVGDVEEIRIRRRVKETDDNYYSYYYLNDRAVNLSDIQDLLAQAGVTPEGYNVVMQGDVTEIINMTPHARREIIDEIAGVAEFDAKKEDAFGELEVVEERIDEASLRIEEKRDRLEQLEDERRTALRYRRLREEKEEYEGYKKASELEEKRDALETAADAVEKLEADLEERQRELDQRQGTVVRLQEDLEDLNAEIERKGEDEQLRIKSEIEELKGDVSRLEDRIEASEEQIESAEADRREAFVGIDRKQERIEELESEMREHKLEKASLKSEIAERETERERLEAEIEAVDTEFDELKADLADRKDALEEEKTEKNDLQREQDRLLDEARRRSNAISEKEATIEQRREEIPELERDRSDLERELEKAEKNRENIASVVEDLKAEKREVQDRIDDLDDELQAKQQEYAELEANAGESGDSSFGRAVTTILNAGMEGVHGAVAQLGSVAGEYAVACETAAGGRLANVVVDDDVVGQQCIEHLKSRNAGRATFLPLTEMHQRRLPNAPTDPGVVGFAYDLVDFDQQYAGVFSYVLGDTLVVEDIETARNYMGDYRMVTLDGDLVEKSGAMTGGSRKGSRYSFTGGGEGQLERVATQITELQDERNDLRDDLRSVEERLDDARDRKTDAADEVRSIEGELEKLDDRRAAIESEIEGLEDDLEELREERESVDERMNEISEEIEAKTATIEEIEADIADLERELADSKIPELTAQIDDLEAEIDEREDRMDDLDSKLNELGLEKEYAEDAIEDLHDDIEAAQNRKAEHEERIADCEEAIEEKESELEDKREAVADLEEELTELKDERSELKDELSEARTKRDQQQDRVNDVESKLEGKRERVDALEWEIESLEADVGEYDPEDVPDHETVLEMIELLTADMEAMEPVNMLAIDEYDEVREDLEELEEGKATLVEEAEGIRDRIEQYETQKKETFMEAYDAIAAHFTEIFEKLSEGTGTLHLEDEDDPFDGGLTMKAQPGDKPIQRLDAMSGGEKSLTALAFIFAIQRHNPAPFYALDEVDAFLDAVNAERIGEMVEELADRAQFVVVSHRSAMLERSQRAIGVTMQQNNVSAVTGIDLSGGEVPADD from the coding sequence ATGTACATCAAGGCAGTCGTTCTGGACAACTTCAAGAGCTTCGGTCGAAAGACCAGGATTCCGTTCTACGAGGACTTTACGGTCGTTACCGGGCCGAACGGCTCCGGGAAATCGAACATCATCGACGCCGTGCTCTTCGCGCTCGGCCTCGCCCGGACCCGGGGCATCCGCGCCGAGAAATTGACCGATCTCATCTACAATCCCGGTCACGAAGACGGATCTGCCACCGGCGGGCCGCGCGAAGCCATCGTCGAAGTCATCCTCGACAACAGCGACGACACCCTCTCTCGCACGCAGGTCGTCAACGCCGCCGGCACCGATGACGTCGGCGACGTCGAGGAAATTCGGATCCGCCGCCGGGTCAAAGAGACCGACGACAACTACTACTCGTACTACTACCTCAACGACCGGGCGGTCAACCTCTCTGACATTCAGGACCTGCTGGCCCAGGCCGGGGTCACCCCCGAGGGCTACAACGTCGTCATGCAGGGCGACGTCACCGAGATCATCAACATGACTCCCCACGCCCGGCGGGAGATCATCGACGAAATCGCAGGCGTCGCCGAGTTCGACGCGAAAAAAGAAGACGCCTTCGGGGAACTCGAGGTCGTCGAAGAACGCATCGACGAGGCCTCGCTGCGAATCGAGGAGAAGCGCGACCGCCTCGAGCAACTCGAAGACGAGCGTCGCACGGCGCTGCGATATCGCCGGCTCCGCGAGGAAAAAGAAGAGTACGAAGGCTACAAGAAAGCCAGCGAACTCGAGGAGAAACGCGACGCCCTCGAGACGGCCGCAGACGCCGTCGAGAAACTCGAGGCCGACCTCGAGGAACGCCAGCGCGAACTCGACCAGCGCCAGGGGACGGTCGTCCGCCTGCAAGAGGACCTCGAGGATCTAAACGCCGAGATCGAGCGCAAAGGCGAGGACGAACAGCTCCGGATCAAAAGCGAGATCGAGGAACTCAAAGGCGACGTCTCCCGGCTCGAAGACAGGATCGAAGCCAGCGAGGAACAGATCGAGTCCGCCGAGGCGGACCGCCGTGAGGCCTTCGTCGGCATCGATCGCAAGCAAGAGCGAATCGAGGAACTCGAAAGCGAGATGCGCGAGCACAAACTCGAGAAGGCCTCGCTCAAGAGCGAAATCGCCGAACGGGAGACAGAACGCGAGCGACTCGAGGCCGAAATCGAGGCCGTCGACACCGAGTTCGACGAACTGAAAGCCGACCTCGCAGACCGGAAGGACGCCCTGGAGGAAGAAAAGACCGAGAAGAACGACCTCCAGCGCGAGCAAGACCGCCTGTTAGACGAGGCCCGCCGCCGGTCGAACGCGATCAGCGAGAAGGAGGCCACGATCGAGCAGCGCCGCGAGGAGATCCCCGAACTCGAGCGCGACCGTTCGGATCTGGAGCGGGAACTCGAGAAGGCCGAGAAGAACCGCGAGAACATCGCCAGCGTCGTCGAGGACCTGAAAGCAGAGAAACGCGAGGTCCAGGATCGGATCGACGACCTCGACGACGAGCTCCAGGCCAAACAACAGGAGTACGCCGAACTCGAGGCCAACGCCGGCGAGAGCGGCGACTCCTCGTTCGGTCGTGCGGTGACGACGATCCTGAACGCGGGGATGGAGGGCGTCCACGGCGCGGTCGCCCAGCTCGGGAGCGTCGCCGGCGAGTACGCCGTCGCCTGTGAGACGGCGGCGGGTGGCCGGCTGGCGAACGTGGTCGTCGACGACGACGTCGTCGGCCAGCAGTGTATCGAGCACCTCAAGTCCCGCAACGCCGGCCGGGCGACGTTCCTGCCGCTGACGGAGATGCACCAGCGGCGACTGCCGAACGCACCGACCGATCCGGGCGTCGTCGGCTTCGCCTACGACCTCGTCGACTTCGACCAGCAGTACGCCGGCGTCTTCTCGTACGTGCTCGGGGATACCCTCGTCGTCGAGGACATCGAGACCGCCCGCAACTACATGGGCGACTACCGGATGGTCACCCTCGACGGCGACCTGGTCGAGAAAAGCGGCGCGATGACCGGCGGTTCCCGCAAGGGCTCGCGATACTCCTTCACCGGCGGTGGCGAGGGCCAACTCGAGCGCGTCGCCACACAGATCACCGAGTTACAGGACGAACGCAACGACCTGCGCGACGACCTGCGCAGCGTCGAGGAGCGACTCGACGACGCCCGAGACCGCAAGACCGACGCGGCAGACGAGGTCCGTTCGATCGAGGGGGAACTCGAGAAACTCGACGACCGTCGGGCGGCGATCGAGTCCGAGATCGAGGGGCTCGAGGACGACCTCGAGGAGCTTCGCGAAGAACGGGAATCCGTCGACGAGCGGATGAACGAGATCAGCGAAGAGATCGAGGCCAAGACGGCGACGATCGAGGAGATCGAAGCCGATATCGCCGACTTAGAGCGCGAACTCGCCGACTCGAAGATCCCCGAACTCACCGCCCAGATCGACGACCTCGAGGCCGAGATCGACGAGCGCGAAGACCGGATGGACGACCTCGACAGCAAACTCAACGAACTGGGACTCGAGAAGGAGTACGCAGAGGACGCGATCGAGGACCTCCACGACGACATCGAGGCGGCCCAGAACCGGAAGGCCGAACACGAAGAGCGGATCGCCGACTGCGAGGAGGCCATCGAAGAGAAGGAGTCCGAACTCGAGGACAAACGCGAGGCCGTCGCCGATCTCGAGGAAGAGCTGACCGAACTCAAAGACGAGCGCTCGGAGCTGAAAGACGAGCTTTCGGAGGCCCGGACGAAACGCGACCAGCAACAGGACCGGGTCAACGACGTCGAGAGCAAACTCGAGGGCAAACGCGAGCGCGTCGACGCCCTCGAGTGGGAGATCGAGTCGCTCGAGGCCGACGTCGGCGAGTACGACCCCGAGGACGTCCCCGACCACGAGACCGTCCTCGAGATGATCGAGCTGTTGACCGCGGACATGGAGGCGATGGAGCCGGTCAACATGCTCGCGATCGACGAGTACGACGAGGTCCGCGAGGATCTCGAGGAACTCGAGGAGGGGAAGGCCACGCTGGTCGAGGAAGCCGAGGGGATCCGCGATCGGATCGAACAGTACGAGACCCAGAAGAAAGAGACGTTCATGGAGGCTTACGACGCGATCGCCGCACACTTCACCGAGATCTTCGAGAAACTCTCGGAGGGGACCGGTACGCTCCACCTCGAAGACGAGGACGATCCGTTCGACGGTGGGTTGACGATGAAGGCCCAGCCGGGCGACAAGCCCATTCAACGGTTAGACGCGATGTCCGGCGGCGAGAAGTCCCTGACCGCACTCGCGTTCATCTTCGCGATCCAGCGCCACAACCCGGCACCGTTCTACGCGTTAGACGAGGTCGACGCCTTCCTCGACGCCGTCAACGCCGAACGGATCGGTGAGATGGTCGAGGAACTGGCCGACCGGGCGCAGTTCGTCGTCGTCTCCCACCGGTCGGCGATGCTCGAGCGCTCCCAGCGGGCCATCGGCGTCACGATGCAACAGAACAACGTGAGTGCGGTGACCGGCATCGACCTGAGTGGCGGGGAGGTGCCGGCTGATGATTAG
- a CDS encoding ABC transporter ATP-binding protein, translated as MSAPLLEVTDLYAEVEGFEVTHGVDLEVHEGEAVALVGRNGAGKTSTFRSIMGLTPVSNGSIRFDGEELLDLRPEVIPKRGIGYQPEGRDLFTGMTVEENFRLPIWTSGDARSIDDEDAVVEDIFDLFGELDHRRDAEVQNLSGGQGKMTAIGRALALRPDLLILDEPLEGLAPVVVENVKSYIHEIIDRDISVLIAESNASHVPEIVDRMYVIERGEIVDSGDPEVLAEDEEIQLLMQGGGE; from the coding sequence ATGAGCGCTCCGCTGCTCGAGGTGACGGACCTGTACGCCGAGGTCGAGGGCTTCGAGGTCACGCACGGAGTCGATCTCGAGGTCCACGAGGGCGAGGCCGTCGCCCTCGTCGGTCGTAACGGCGCGGGCAAGACGTCGACGTTCCGTTCGATCATGGGATTGACGCCCGTCTCGAACGGCTCGATCCGGTTCGACGGCGAGGAGTTGCTCGACCTTCGGCCGGAGGTGATCCCCAAACGCGGCATCGGCTACCAGCCCGAGGGCCGGGACCTCTTTACGGGTATGACCGTCGAGGAGAACTTCCGGCTGCCCATCTGGACCTCCGGCGACGCTCGCAGCATCGACGACGAGGACGCCGTCGTCGAGGACATCTTCGACCTCTTCGGGGAACTCGATCACCGCCGCGATGCCGAAGTACAGAACTTGAGCGGCGGACAGGGGAAGATGACCGCCATCGGCCGCGCGCTCGCGCTCCGGCCCGACCTCCTCATCCTCGACGAACCGCTCGAGGGACTCGCCCCGGTCGTCGTCGAGAACGTGAAATCGTACATCCACGAGATCATCGACCGTGACATCTCGGTGCTGATCGCCGAGTCGAACGCGAGTCACGTTCCCGAGATCGTCGACCGGATGTACGTGATCGAACGCGGCGAGATCGTCGACAGCGGCGATCCCGAGGTGCTCGCCGAGGACGAAGAGATCCAGCTGCTCATGCAGGGCGGCGGCGAGTAG
- a CDS encoding branched-chain amino acid ABC transporter permease, whose product MIESFAVHTLNGLWYGVILFMIASGLTIIFGVLGILNLAHGELYALGAFVVFSVVGYATGFVASPDDPVSAVIFGVVVLVAALIAATILLPVGAFIEAVFVRPIYDRDEVYQLLLTYALLLIFIDVMKFGWGTSPLDAGTYRGLNQIPTTEIVGFGYPSYNIIAMVVGVAVFAWLVWFFDRSKTGRIIRATAINRDMATAIGVSTDRTFTLVFAMGAFFAGFGGAMVSIGPQTAFLEMGLDPLVLSFVVIVVGGLGSLKGAFVGALLVGVISRWAIWLWPAVELAAPFAVMLLILLLKPEGLFGTWGEIE is encoded by the coding sequence GTGATCGAGTCGTTCGCAGTTCACACGCTCAACGGGCTCTGGTACGGCGTAATCCTGTTTATGATCGCATCGGGGCTGACGATCATCTTCGGGGTGCTGGGTATCCTGAACCTGGCCCACGGCGAACTGTACGCACTCGGCGCGTTCGTCGTGTTCAGCGTCGTCGGATACGCGACGGGGTTCGTCGCCAGTCCAGACGATCCGGTTTCGGCGGTGATCTTCGGCGTCGTCGTTCTCGTCGCGGCGCTCATCGCCGCTACCATCTTGCTCCCGGTCGGTGCGTTCATCGAGGCCGTCTTCGTCAGGCCGATCTACGACCGGGACGAGGTCTACCAGCTCCTGTTGACCTACGCGTTGTTGTTGATCTTCATCGACGTGATGAAGTTCGGCTGGGGGACCTCGCCGCTCGACGCCGGCACCTACCGCGGGCTCAACCAGATCCCCACGACCGAGATAGTCGGCTTCGGGTACCCGAGCTACAACATCATCGCGATGGTCGTCGGCGTGGCGGTGTTCGCCTGGCTCGTCTGGTTCTTCGATCGGTCGAAGACCGGACGGATCATCCGGGCGACCGCCATCAACCGCGATATGGCGACGGCGATCGGCGTCAGCACGGACCGCACCTTCACGCTCGTCTTCGCGATGGGGGCGTTCTTCGCCGGCTTCGGCGGTGCGATGGTCAGCATCGGGCCCCAGACGGCCTTCCTCGAGATGGGGCTCGACCCGCTGGTGCTCTCGTTCGTCGTCATCGTCGTCGGCGGGCTCGGGAGCCTGAAAGGGGCGTTCGTGGGCGCGTTACTCGTCGGGGTTATCAGTCGGTGGGCGATCTGGCTGTGGCCGGCCGTCGAACTGGCCGCGCCCTTCGCCGTGATGTTGCTCATCCTGCTCCTGAAACCCGAAGGACTGTTCGGCACGTGGGGTGAGATCGAATGA
- a CDS encoding SDR family NAD(P)-dependent oxidoreductase translates to MSQDQVTPPTVSRESIHQFDDDAFTPEHVCLVTGAGSGIGRATALAAAGNGLTVAATDIDEDGLEGTVERGDDLDLEGEIHSLPGDLTDDSDLEAVVEQAAGLGTIRYLANVAGMQHIAPIEEFPMDTYDRMHRVMLRAPLYLSKLCIPHFRETDDGQGCVGNMASVHGHYVTSDKVAYNVSKFGLRGLTQSIAAEGDGLIRAFSISTGYVKTPLVLDQLEDTAEQRGISVQEVIEDVMLGQSRVTEMMEPIDVANLFLLGFSDLGRHLDGGDLLFDGGMTQTYE, encoded by the coding sequence ATGTCTCAGGACCAGGTCACGCCGCCGACAGTCTCACGTGAATCGATCCACCAGTTCGACGACGACGCGTTCACGCCGGAACACGTCTGCCTCGTGACCGGCGCAGGATCGGGAATCGGCCGCGCAACAGCACTCGCCGCAGCCGGGAACGGCCTCACGGTCGCCGCGACGGATATCGACGAGGACGGTCTCGAGGGCACGGTCGAGCGGGGCGACGACCTCGACCTCGAGGGCGAGATTCACTCGCTTCCCGGCGACCTGACGGACGATTCGGACCTCGAGGCGGTCGTCGAGCAGGCGGCCGGCCTGGGTACGATCCGATACCTCGCGAACGTCGCCGGGATGCAACACATCGCTCCGATCGAGGAGTTCCCGATGGACACCTACGACCGGATGCACCGGGTGATGCTCCGGGCTCCACTGTACCTCTCGAAGCTGTGCATTCCCCACTTCCGGGAGACCGACGACGGGCAGGGCTGCGTCGGCAACATGGCCTCGGTCCACGGCCACTACGTTACGAGCGACAAGGTCGCCTACAACGTCTCGAAATTCGGTCTGCGGGGGCTGACCCAGTCGATCGCCGCCGAGGGCGACGGGCTGATCCGCGCGTTCTCGATCAGCACCGGCTACGTGAAGACACCGCTCGTGCTGGACCAGCTCGAGGACACCGCCGAACAACGCGGCATCTCCGTCCAGGAAGTGATCGAGGACGTCATGCTCGGCCAGTCACGGGTGACCGAGATGATGGAACCGATCGACGTGGCGAACCTCTTCCTGCTCGGCTTTTCCGACCTGGGTCGGCACCTCGACGGTGGCGACCTGCTGTTTGATGGCGGTATGACCCAAACGTACGAGTGA
- a CDS encoding ABC transporter substrate-binding protein — protein MTTERTDDSMAGGMDRRTILKAVGGSAIAVALAGCTELLEDEDDAIEDAEVPDEPIEAGLQTFLEGAPAVLGVQAQYGAETAVRRINDNDGIAGRQIDLDVIEEGEEALENYQQFVNDGKEVTFGPISSGNHEAMVPEINAQGVINVATDGTVTTLYEEDHPPDENTYSFRFQNHDVMEALAAAVEAVEVLGADEIDTYAGINPGYAFGFDEHDVFSAGIEQLTGAEEVYDGFPDLGTDDMSTHIEAVNSEEPDVLFSSCWGGDATLLLEQGHGAGMFDNIELMVGPVLYGSANDLSEGLVDGPIRSGSRNFYWDEPDTDRWSPAAALFEEVQDEYGVVPTAHFMSGYGAVTAWATAAEKAVRPLGRWPEQDELAEVLTGHGFHTPAGYHTMANDHQCYSNAHFGELGWSDDLDAAVIENVNVYAPEEVSPPQGEVSLEWIGGW, from the coding sequence ATGACGACTGAACGAACCGACGATTCGATGGCAGGGGGTATGGACAGACGAACGATTCTGAAAGCGGTCGGTGGGTCCGCAATCGCGGTCGCACTCGCCGGCTGTACGGAACTGCTCGAGGACGAAGACGACGCGATCGAAGACGCGGAAGTACCGGACGAACCGATCGAAGCCGGACTCCAGACGTTCCTCGAGGGGGCGCCGGCGGTACTCGGCGTCCAGGCACAGTACGGCGCGGAGACGGCCGTTCGCCGGATCAACGACAACGACGGCATCGCCGGTCGCCAGATCGACCTCGACGTAATCGAGGAGGGCGAAGAGGCTCTCGAGAACTACCAGCAGTTCGTCAACGACGGGAAGGAAGTCACGTTCGGGCCGATCTCGAGCGGGAACCACGAGGCGATGGTCCCCGAGATCAACGCTCAGGGCGTGATCAACGTCGCGACTGACGGGACGGTGACGACGCTGTACGAGGAAGACCATCCGCCCGACGAGAACACCTACTCGTTCCGGTTCCAGAACCACGACGTGATGGAGGCGCTCGCGGCGGCCGTCGAGGCCGTCGAAGTGCTCGGTGCCGACGAGATCGATACCTACGCAGGGATCAACCCCGGCTACGCGTTCGGGTTCGACGAACACGACGTCTTCTCTGCAGGTATCGAGCAACTCACTGGAGCCGAGGAGGTGTACGACGGGTTCCCCGACCTCGGCACCGACGACATGTCGACGCACATCGAGGCGGTCAACAGCGAGGAACCGGACGTACTCTTCTCGAGTTGCTGGGGTGGCGACGCGACGCTGTTGCTCGAACAGGGCCACGGTGCCGGCATGTTCGACAACATCGAGTTGATGGTCGGGCCGGTACTGTACGGCTCCGCGAACGACCTGAGTGAGGGGCTCGTCGACGGTCCGATCCGCTCGGGGTCGCGGAACTTCTACTGGGACGAACCTGACACCGACCGCTGGTCGCCCGCGGCTGCCCTCTTCGAGGAGGTCCAGGACGAGTACGGCGTCGTGCCGACGGCACACTTCATGAGCGGCTACGGGGCAGTCACCGCGTGGGCGACCGCTGCGGAGAAAGCCGTCAGGCCCCTGGGTCGGTGGCCCGAACAGGACGAACTCGCCGAGGTGCTCACCGGCCACGGCTTCCACACACCCGCCGGCTACCACACCATGGCGAACGATCACCAGTGTTACTCGAACGCTCACTTCGGCGAGCTGGGCTGGTCCGACGACCTCGACGCAGCGGTCATCGAAAACGTGAACGTCTACGCCCCCGAGGAGGTCTCGCCACCCCAGGGAGAGGTCTCACTCGAGTGGATCGGGGGCTGGTGA
- a CDS encoding helix-turn-helix domain-containing protein, translating into MIDLDIDMRQYDCPFIDTTDDVDVAFSAVQWQLDTSDEQLETRLIAKGVDRGALEEGLRVLRNHPNMNDCYILSKRENVAQIGTTIEQTNAMETIQQNDGYITGPFQIEDGREQWHVGFDDDEAEDRALAELERHNDYQVENRDHFGATTLFDLLENADSAMQLLEGCRSLTETERETFEVASRRGYYETPRATTLDDLADHFDVSKTAVSMNLRRSERKILKGALSALNELDDELT; encoded by the coding sequence ATGATCGACCTCGACATCGACATGCGACAGTACGACTGTCCGTTCATCGACACGACGGACGACGTCGACGTCGCGTTTTCGGCGGTCCAGTGGCAACTGGACACGAGCGACGAGCAACTCGAGACGCGACTCATCGCGAAAGGGGTCGACAGGGGGGCACTCGAGGAGGGGTTGCGCGTGCTTCGGAACCACCCGAACATGAACGACTGCTACATCCTCTCGAAGCGCGAGAACGTCGCCCAGATCGGGACCACGATCGAACAGACGAACGCGATGGAGACGATTCAGCAAAACGACGGCTATATCACCGGCCCCTTCCAGATCGAAGACGGCCGCGAGCAGTGGCACGTCGGTTTCGACGACGACGAGGCCGAAGACCGCGCGCTCGCGGAACTCGAGCGCCACAACGACTACCAGGTCGAGAACCGCGATCACTTCGGTGCGACGACACTGTTCGACCTCCTCGAGAACGCAGACAGCGCGATGCAGTTGCTCGAAGGCTGTCGGTCCCTGACCGAGACCGAACGGGAGACCTTCGAGGTTGCGTCCCGCCGTGGGTACTACGAGACGCCCCGGGCGACGACCCTCGACGACCTCGCCGACCACTTCGACGTCTCGAAGACGGCCGTCTCGATGAACCTTCGACGGAGCGAGCGCAAGATCCTCAAGGGTGCGCTGTCGGCACTGAACGAACTGGACGACGAGTTAACGTAA